The genomic region CCGGGGTTATGGCTGCTGCCGTTGGTGGAAGGGGATTCAGGACTCGATCCCAACTCGATCGGGTTAGAAAGGATGGCTTCTTCTCGCCTTAAGCCGGTGAGTCACCATTACACCGTCAATGTGGTGAGGCTGCTTCCGGAAGTTTGGCAAGCCGACATGACATTTGAACCGCCGATGGGAATGGTTTGGAATTCCTTCAGTGAGATGGAACGCCTTCTCATGCCCTCGGCGCATCGCAGTATCGTTCGGCAGTTGCTGTCAGTTCAGAGTGATGTACTGAGGTAATCAGCCGGATTCTCGTATATTGTGATATATGAAGATCTACACCCGGACCGGTGATGCGGGGACAACGGCACTTTATAGAGGCGGACGAGTCTCCAAGTCATCCAAACGCATCGAAGCGTGCGGGACGGTCGATGAACTCAACTCCTCTATCGGGTTAGCACGCACCGGCGGCCTGCCGAATGCCGTCAATGCAATCCTCAAGAAAGTGCAGAACGACCTCTTCGTCATTGGAGCCGATCTGGCTACTCCGTCAAGTGCCGTCAAGCCTGGCGACCAGGTGGCACGACTCGATAACGGTGCTGAACGATTTCTTGAGGAAGCCATCGATCGCCTTGAAAAGAACCTTGAACCGATTAGGGCGTTCATACTTCCGGGGGGATCGCCTGGTGCCGCGGCTTTGCACCTTGCGCGCTCCATCTGTCGGCGCGCCGAGCGCGCCGTGGTTAGCCTTACTCGAGGCAGAAGTGTGGAGGTGAACCCGGCCATACTGATTTACCTCAACCGGCTTTCAGACTTTCTCTTTGTTGCGGCACGGTTCGTAAACCTGAAGTCCGGAGTTGAGGATGTTTTCTGGACCCCTCGATAATCGTGCGCAATGAGTGAACAGATAGATAAGGACGCGATGTGGCGCGAGTGCGTTCTCACCGGCGAAGCCGGCAATCATGGCAAAATGCGCCACTTCTTCCGGCATATTCCAGCCTCGCCGCGCTGTCAGATCTGCAATGCGCCTTTTGAGGGTCTTGGCGGACGACTGGTGAAGACCTTCATGAAGATTCGCCGTTCGGAGCGCAATCCGAAATTCTGCGCGCTCTGCTTCACGCCGGAAGACGGGGATGTCGGTGCGGAGATCGAGATGTCGCTCCTCTTTGCCGACGTTCGAGGATCGACGCAGATTGCCGAGCGGAGCAGTCCAGTCGATTTCAGCAGATTGATGAACCGCTTCTATAACGTCGCCAACAAGGTGTTGGTAGAATACGATGCATTCATCGACAAGATGATGGGCGACGAGGTGATCGGACTCTTCATTCCCGGTTGGGCAGGGCCGGGACATTCCGAAAAGGCCATCCACGCGGCACGGCAATTGCTCGAAGCAACCGGAAATGTGGCCGGCCGGACGCCGCTGGTCCCGGTCGGAGTCGGCGTGCATACCGGCGTGGCTTACTTCGGATCGGTCGGTTCCATCGACACCTTTGCGGACATTACCGCACTCGGTGATGCCGTCAATGTTACCTCCCGGCTCGCTTCGGCAGCCGGCCCCGGTGAGTTGCTAATCAGTGACGCGGCGGCGAAGGCCGGGCGGCTCGATACCGCGCAATGCCAGTTGCGCGAACTGGAACTGAAGGGGCGAGCCGAGCCGGTGCGAGTGTACGCGCAATGCTTCAGCAGC from Calditrichota bacterium harbors:
- a CDS encoding cob(I)yrinic acid a,c-diamide adenosyltransferase, which produces MKIYTRTGDAGTTALYRGGRVSKSSKRIEACGTVDELNSSIGLARTGGLPNAVNAILKKVQNDLFVIGADLATPSSAVKPGDQVARLDNGAERFLEEAIDRLEKNLEPIRAFILPGGSPGAAALHLARSICRRAERAVVSLTRGRSVEVNPAILIYLNRLSDFLFVAARFVNLKSGVEDVFWTPR
- a CDS encoding adenylate/guanylate cyclase domain-containing protein, producing MSEQIDKDAMWRECVLTGEAGNHGKMRHFFRHIPASPRCQICNAPFEGLGGRLVKTFMKIRRSERNPKFCALCFTPEDGDVGAEIEMSLLFADVRGSTQIAERSSPVDFSRLMNRFYNVANKVLVEYDAFIDKMMGDEVIGLFIPGWAGPGHSEKAIHAARQLLEATGNVAGRTPLVPVGVGVHTGVAYFGSVGSIDTFADITALGDAVNVTSRLASAAGPGELLISDAAAKAGRLDTAQCQLRELELKGRAEPVRVYAQCFSSSGN